The genomic window CTCCAGGCGACGGAGCCAGGTCTCGGCCGGGATCGCCGCGTGGTCGAGCATCCAGAGCTCCCTGAGCGTCCCAAGTGCGTCGGTGGACCGGCACCAGGACGCGCGCAGCGCGCGGCGCACGTCGTGGAACCGCCCCTCGAGCCGGTACAGCTCGATGAGCTCCCGCTCCAGGCCGTAGTCCGCCCCGCTCGGGGCCGGCCGGGACAGGGCCCGGACCAGGACGGACTCCGCCGGCGCGTACCGGCCGGCCTGGATCATCGCGGTCGCCCGGAGCCGGGCCGCCCTGCCGAACGCCGGCTCCGCGGGGTCCACCTTCTCCCAGGCCGCCAGGGCCCCCTCGCGCCGGCCGATCCGGATCCGGCACTCGCCCAGCAGGAGGCAGACCTCGCCCCCATCCGTCCAGCGCTCCGCGAGCCGCGAGAGGCGTCGCTCCGCCCGGTCATAGTGCCCGGAGCTCATCTCGCCCAGGGCCGCGTCCCGCTCCGCCCGTCGATGTCGGGTCGTCGCGAGGTGCCCGGCGAAGGTCGCCGCCCCGGCCAGCAGGCCGAGGCTTATCCCGGCGAGCACGGCCCGCCGCCTCAACGTCCTGGTCATGCAGCCAGCCCTCCCGGGATGAAGCCAGACAAAATGAACCAGCCGCGGCGAGGGCCCCCGGATCACGGGCCCCTCGGGGGGTTGAGGAAGGAGTGGGACGGACTGACGCTACCAGATCACCGATCGGAATCAATCCACGTGCCCGAGGGAGACGACGAGGCCCGCGAGGCGACGAGTGAGGCCGGATGCGAGCCCTCGCCAGTCGGGGGCAGTCTCCGGAGCCAACGGGGTCAGTCACGGAGTCGGCGGGATCGTCCCGAAACCAGGCGGCAGGCGGAGAGGTCTGGGGGGGGAACGAGCGGGAATGCGGGAATGGCGCCGGACCGAAGGTGCCTATGCCCCGGGCTTCGCGCGCGGGTAGACAAGGATGATGCCTTGCCGGGAGATGCGGGCGATGAAGGGGGCGGGATGGTCCTTCAGGAACCGCCCCATGTTCCAGAGGTTCTCGACGAAGAGTTGGGCCATCTCCTCGCCGGTCCGATGCCCGCTGGCCAGGGTGAACATGCGGACGCGGGCGGACTCTATGGCCCGGATCTCCGGACGGCCGCGCGAGTTGGCCTTGTCCTTGGTGAGGACGACCCATCCCCGCGTCCCGGCCTGGGAGGGCCAATCGAGGTCGTCCGCGTCCTCCCCCAGGTGGGACTCCACGGTCAGGCCGTGAGACCGCAGCGACTCGCCGAGACGCTTGCCCAGTCCGTGATCCGCGAGGAACGTGGTCGACTCAAGAAGCCCTTCGGCTCTCGCACCGTATGGCTTCCTCCCCAGGACCCAGGAGCGGATCGTTGCCTCCGGGATCCCGAGGTATCGCGCGGCATCCGATGCGGAGTGGACCCGGAGATCGCGGGGGGCCTCGCCCCCATGGAGATCGATGGTCGTCCGGCGATCCACGTCAACGACTCCCGCGCGAGGAGGGAGGGGCGGGATTGCCCCTCGATCCATCGCATCCCGCGTGCGGCAGCGGGGGCAGGTGCCGGTCGCCAGCCAGCGGAGTGGGGAGCCCGGCGTGGGGATACACCACACATCGACGACTCTGGCGGGGCGGAGGCTCAGTGGGGCTCGGGCTTCGCTGCGGGCTTGCTGCGGGCGTCGTCCAGCTCGCGGCGGAGCCGGTCGATGGCCTTGCGGAAGTGGTCGGCCCGCATGCGGTCCTGGGGCTGGGGGTCGGCCTGGAAGATGGCCTCCAGGGCGGCGACGTGGGCGGCCTTGAGGGCGTGCTCGGCGGGGGACTCGATGTCGGGGGACACGCCGGTGCCCTCCCAGTTGGTCCGGGAGATCGGGTTGATCGCCCGGCCGTTGGGGATGAAGGCGGCGAAGTGCTCGGCCAGGCGGCGCATCTCGCCGGGGTGGGCGCCGCCGCCGGTCGTCTCGCCGACGATCCTAGCACGCTTCAGGTTCTTCAGGTTGTACGCGAACTCCTCGGCGGCGGAGAATGACTGGCGGCTCGTCAGGACGAAGACCGGCTTGTCCTTGCCCAGCTTCTTGCCGGGGACGTAGGACAGCGTCCACCACTGCTGCGTCCGGTCCTCGGGCCGGAAATACAGGTCGTTGACGTGCACGGGCTCGCCGTCGAAGAGGTAGCTCGTCAGGAACGCGACCATCGCCGGCTCGCCGCCGTTGTTCTGGCGGAGGTCGATGATCAGGGCGTCGGAGTGGCCCAGGAAGGTCATCGCCGCGGCGGCGGTCTCGCCGGCGATCTCCGGCGGCATGAACCCGCGGAGGTTCAGGTAGCCGACGTTCCCCTCCAGCCGCTCCACCTTCTCGAAGCCGTAGTTCACCCGGGCCGCGAACTGCTTCATCCGCTCCCTCTCCTCGGGCGGCGGCCCGGACGGGGCGCCGGGGGGAGACACCGGGACCGCCTCGTAGGAGTAGTCCACGCCCAGGTGCTTGTCCTTGCTGATCGCCCGCAGGTGATCGGTCAGGGTGCGGGCGAACTCCTTCGCCCCGGCGATCCCTTCGTACTCCTTCGCCTCGAGCCGCCGGCGGAGGTCCTTCGCCATCTTCGCCGCCGTCTCGGGGAAGACGTATTCCTTGTCGAGCGCGGCGACGAGGGCGTCGATCACCTCGCCGCGGGCCTTCGCGTCGATCTTCAGGTCGGGCTGGTCCGGCGGCGGGCCCTGGGCATGGACCGCGCCCGGGTGCCACGAGGCGAGCGCAAGAGCGAGGGCGAAGGCGAGTGCGGACGGGGCGTTCGTTCGGGGTCGGACCATCGTCGATCATCTCCGTTTCGGGGTTCACGCGTTGGGAGCCGCGCCGGCGGCCGGCGCGGACGGGGAGCGGGGGCCGGCCCGCGTTGGGCCGGTCGAGGTTCACGGCGTCGGGCCCGGCGTCACGACGGGGGGCGTCGGCGCAGGCCGTGGATGAGGAGGTCGGCGATCCCGGCGGCGCGGGCCTCGACCTCGTCGCGCTCGCCGAGCTCGCGCGGGCTCAGGCTCGACGGCAGCAGGGCATTGGTCGCGAGCAGCAGCGTGTCGGCGAGGGCCGCCGGGTCGGCCCGGGCGAGCGTCCCGTCGGCGATCCCCTCCGCCAGGACGGCCGAGAAGACGGCCGCCTCCGCGGCGAAGTAGCGGGACCGCCTGGCCATGTAGGCCGGGCGGATCTCCCGCAGCAGCTCGTCCAGGCTGGCGTGGTAGTCGCGCACGCTGTCGAACCGGAAGAGGACCCGGAGCAGCAGCATCCGCCGGACCTTCGCGTCCGCCGCCCCGCCCGCCGCGGCGATCTCGCCGAGGCCGGCCAGCAGCCGGTCCACGATCCGGTCGATCGTCGAGAGCGTCAGCTCCTCCTTGCTCGGGAAGTGCAGGTAGATCGTCCGCTTGCTGATCGACGCCTCCTGCGCCACGTCGTCCATCGCCATCTTGCGATAGCCGAGCCTCGCCAGCAGCCGCTCGGCCGCGTCGAGGATCCGATCGCGCATCCCCTCGGCCATCGCGGCCCCCTCCTGGACGACACAAGTGCACGATTCCGGGGTTTCAGTTTACCGACACCCGTACTTCGACGGACGGGGCCGCATATTGAGCGGGCGTCCGAAATGGATGCGGTCCGGCCACGCGGGCGACCGGCGGTGGAGGTGCGGCCCCCGCCCGCGGCGGCCGGCGCGAGCGCCGGGCGGGGCCGGCCGCGGGGGTCTTCGCAACGCCACCCGGCCGGGATCCCTCGGGAGCCTTCGCCGGGGAAAGCTCCTGGTGTGCGGGCGCCGGGAGGGCGAGAATGGGGCTTCGCGCGAGGGCTGCGCCCGCCGCCCTCTCCGAGGACCGGAATCCCGACGCGATCGCGTCGATGCGGAGGAAAGAATCGTGAGACGATGCATCCCGCTCCTGGCCTTCGTCGCATGCCTGGCCATCCGCCCGTCGCGGGCCGGCGGGCCGGAGGGTGTGGACGTCTTCGTCGAGCGCACCGGCGGATACTTCGCCTACCGCATCCCCGCGATCGAGGTCGCCGCGGACGGCTCGCTGCTGGCCTTCGCCGAGGCCCGCAAGCACGGGCTGGACGACCCGGGCTTCGGCAAGCAGGACATCGACCTGGTGTTGCGACGCAGCCGGGACGGCGGCCGGACGTGGTCGCCGATGAAGGTCGTCGAGGATCCGGGCGAGCTCTGGTCGGCGGCCAACCCGGCGGCGCTGGTGGACCGCTCGAGCGGCCGGGTCTGGCTGCTCTACCTCCGCTGCAAGCCCGGGCGCAACACCGAGACCGCGAGGCCGGGGACCGACGACTCCCAGGTCCTGGCTCGCACCAGCGACGACCACGGGGAGACCTGGTCCGACCCGATCGACCTGACGCGGGTCTCCCGGGACTTCGACGACCCCCGCTGGCGATGCTCCGTGGTCGGCCCCGGCGGGATGATCCAGGACCGCCGCGGCCGGCTCCTCGCCGCCTGCTGGCGGTTCGCGCCGTTCGGCAACTTCGCCCTGTCCAGCGAGGACCACGGCAAGACCTGGCGGCGGTCCGCGATGGTGCCGGCCGCGATGGGCGACGAATGCCAGCTCGTCGAGTTGGCCGACGGCCGGCTGATGATGGACATCCGCCAGGAGGAGGGCGATCGCCGGGCCTTCTCCCTGAGCGATGACGGCGGCAAGAGCTGGTCGCCCCACCGGCCGGGCCTGCCGGCCACCCCGGTCGCGTGCGCCATCGAGCGGCTGCCCGGCGCGTCCCCCGGCGAGGGCGACCGGATCGCCTGGACCGGCCCGAAGGGCCCGGGTCGCCGGGACCTGGTCGTCCGCATCAGCTCGGACGAGGGCAGGACCTTCCCCGCCGAGCGCCTGATCGCGGCCGGCCACGCCGCCTATTCCGACCTCGCGGTCCTCAAGGACGGCTCACTCGGCGTCCTCTGGGAGCGCGGGGCGGACCGCGGCTACCAGTTCGTCACCTTCACCCGGCTGACGCGGGACTTCCTGCGGCCGTAGGCAGGAAGCCACGGCCTTCCCTGCCGAGACCCTCGGAGCGCCGCTCAGAATTCCTCTCCATCCGTACCCCGGGTGCGCGGGCCGAGTCGCGCCTCGGCTCGGGCGACGCGCGGTGGGACGTCTTCGAGGCGGGCCCGCGACGAGGCGCGGCGCCTCCGGGAGGCGGGCGGGCGCCGGAGTTCGTACGGCATCCGAATTGCCTCCACATGGATGAGCACGTCACTTCGCTTCCCCGCACGGCCAGAGCCGGAGGTCCCAGCCATGCCCCGCGGCGACAAGAGCAAGTACACCGACAAGCAGAAGCGTCAGGCCGAGCACATCGCAGAGGGCTACGAGGATCGCGGCGTCCCCGAGAAGGTCGCCGAGGCCCGCGCCTGGGCGACCGTGAACAAGGAGACGGGTGGCGGCAACAAGTCGGGGAGCGGGCGCGGCAAGCCGGACACGCACGCCTCCAGCAAGAAGGGCGGCAAGGTCGGCGGCGCGGCCTCCGCCTCGCGCACGCCCGAGCAGAGGTCCGCCTCGGCGAAGAAGGCCGCGGAGACCCGCAGGCGCAACCGCGCGGCGAAGGAGAAGGCCGGCTCGAAGTGAGCTCGCCCCGCCGCCCCGCGGGGGGACGCCCGACCGACGGGGAGCGTCGCATGCCATGCCGCTGACGCCAAGCTGGGAGGATATCGCCGTCCGACTGCTGCTGACGGTCGCGGCGGGCGCGCTGATCGGCCTCAACCGGAGCGAGGGCGCCCACGCCGCCGGGCTCCGGACGACGCTCCTGGTCGGGCTGGCGGCGGCCGTCTCCATGATCCAGATGAACCTCCTGCTCCCCGTCGCGGGCAAGACGTCCGGGTCGTTCGCCACGCTCGACCTGATGCGGCTGCCGCTGGGCATCCTCACCGGCATGGGCTTCATCGGCGGCGGCGTGATCCTCCGCCGCGGCGAGATGATCCACGGGGTGACGACCGCCGCGACGCTCTGGCTCGTCACGGTCGTCGGCCTCTGCCTGGGGGGCGGCCAGCTCGCGCTCGGGGCCGCCGCGACCGCCATCGCCCTCGCCGTCCTCTGGGGGATGAAGCGGGTGGAGGCCCGGCTCTGCCGGGGGCGCAACGCCCGTCTCGTCGTCGTGGCGGAGGAAGGCGGTCTCGCCGAGGAGGACCTCCGGTCCCTCCTGGCGGAGGCCGGGTTCGAGGTCACGTCGTGGGAGGTCGCGACGAAGAGGCGGCCCGACGGCCTGCGACGCACCGTCCGCTGCGGCCTCCGCTGGCGACCCGGCGACGACCTCCACACCCCGGCCGTCGTCCGGGACCTCGCCCGGCGCCCGTTCGTCGAGGCCGTCCGCTGGCGGACGTAGGGGCGGGCCGACGCGAAGTGGCCGGGTCGATCGCCGCGGGTGTGAGGTGGTGATCGAGGTGCGGGCCGTCGTCATCCGGGTGGCTGCGGCAGGGCCGCAGGCGATGCCGCGGGGTCGCCGAGCCACGCGCGAAGACCGGGGCCCAGCTCGCCAGCTGAGGCGATCCCGTGGCGTCGCTGCGCTCCCGCCACAGCCACCCGGAGGGTCGCGACCGCGGCGTCGCGGAAGCGTCCGGGCGTAACACAACAGGGCCGGGGTTGTCGCCCCGGCCCCGATCCGGACACGGCGGGTGATCGATCGCGGCGACGGTCAGGCGGACTGCCACTCGCTCTGGACCTTCACGTGGTCGCGGTCCAGGCGGACGCCGCTGTCGACGGAGCTCACCCAGGACAGCGGGATGCGGTGGTGCTGGCCGTCGGGGCTGCCGCTCTTGGTCAGCTTGATCGTCTGGCCCTCGACGTGATCGACGGTGCCGACCTTCGTGCCGCACGAGGCATAGACGTCCATGTGCTCGCGGATGCCGGAGGCGGACGCGGAGGACGTCGCGTGCTCGAACTTGTCCTTCAGCTCCTCGGCCTTGTGCCCGGCGCGCTGGGTGGCCTCCTCCACGCGGTGGCCGGCCTCGTGGGCCTTTTCCTTCGTCCAGTCGGCGGCCTTCTCCACCGCCTCGCCGACGCGATGCCCGACGTGGGACGCCGCGTCCGCGATCTTGTGGCCCACGTCTTCCAGCTTGTCCTTGATGTTCTCGGCCATGACGGCCTCCTCGCTCGCTGAGGTTGGAAAGATCCTACTGCCCCGCCCGGGGCGGCTGTCTGAAGAAACGCAAATGCAAAGAACGGGCCAAACAGCCAGACGGGACCGACCGGCGTGAACTCCCCGGCGACGGCACATTGTTTGCTTTTAAGAAACCCGACCGGGCCGCCGCGGCGGACACGCGACGGCCATGAACATCCCGGAATCTGACGACGCAAGGGAGAGACGATGTCGGACATCAAGCAGAAGGTCGAGGACGCGGGCCACAAGGTCGCCGAGAAGGCCAACGAGGTCGGGCACGCCGCGGCCGAGAAGGTGCGCGAGGCCAGCAACAAGGCGGGCGAGGCCGCGGGCCGCGTCGGCGACTGGGCGAAGGAGAAGGCCCACGAGACCGGCAACAAGCTCGAGGAGGCGGGCGACGCCGCCAAGCGGAAGCTGGACGACGCCGCCAACGACTGAGCCGGCCCGGCGGGCCGCCCCCTCGGCCTTGGCCGATCCGTTCCCGAAGAAGGCCCCGCCGCGCCCCGAGCCGGCGGGGCCTTCTTCGTTCACCGCGGGCCCGCGCCGTCCCGGTGCGCATCGAAATTCTCAATATCAAATTTCCATCACTTTTCATCGGAAAGAAGGACGCCCCGGCATCGCCTGCCGGGGGCGATCCGGCGTCGCGGCGATCGACCGCTTGACAGGTCCCGCCCCGCGACGGAGCATGGTTGCGTCGCGCGTCTCCCCGCACCCCGCCGGATGCGTCATGCACCCCTGCCGCTGGACCAAGCCCGATCGGCCGATCCCCACTCGCGTGGCGAGGGCGATCGTCGTCGCGTTGGCGATGGGCGCGACGACGGGGATCATGCCGGGGTCCCCGGTCCCGGCCGCGAGGGCCGGCGCCCACGGCGGGCATACCTGCGCCTGCGGCATGGATTGTCGCGGCAGCTCCTGCTGCTGCACGCATGACGCCCCGAAGGGGCCATCGCCAAGGCCCGCCCCGCCCCCCTTCGCGAGGGACGTCCCCTCCGCCGCCCCCGACACCCGACCGACCGGCCCGTGCTTCGCCGACGGGCGTTGCGGCGATCCCGCCGCGCCGACGAGGGCCGTGACGAGCCCCGCCGGCAAGGCCGCCGCGCTCGCGGGCCGGGCCCTGCCCATCGCCGGGCGTCCCACCCGGATCGCCGCGCGCGAGGGCCCCGCGCCCCGCCCCCTGGCCCTCGCCTCACGCCTGGAGAGGCCCCCGAGGACGGACGAGACGGCCTGATCCGCCCCCCGCGGGTCGGCCGCACGGCTGATCGATACGGCCCGCCGCTCCGGCTCGCCCCCGCGGATCTCCTGCTCGGGCGTGCGCACGGCGGCCGGCCGCGCAACATCCGTCACGTCCATGGCCGCGCCGGATCGCCCCGGGCCGCGGCCCTC from Aquisphaera giovannonii includes these protein-coding regions:
- a CDS encoding plasmid stabilization protein, whose translation is MPRGDKSKYTDKQKRQAEHIAEGYEDRGVPEKVAEARAWATVNKETGGGNKSGSGRGKPDTHASSKKGGKVGGAASASRTPEQRSASAKKAAETRRRNRAAKEKAGSK
- a CDS encoding PIN-like domain-containing protein produces the protein MDRRTTIDLHGGEAPRDLRVHSASDAARYLGIPEATIRSWVLGRKPYGARAEGLLESTTFLADHGLGKRLGESLRSHGLTVESHLGEDADDLDWPSQAGTRGWVVLTKDKANSRGRPEIRAIESARVRMFTLASGHRTGEEMAQLFVENLWNMGRFLKDHPAPFIARISRQGIILVYPRAKPGA
- a CDS encoding S41 family peptidase, translating into MVRPRTNAPSALAFALALALASWHPGAVHAQGPPPDQPDLKIDAKARGEVIDALVAALDKEYVFPETAAKMAKDLRRRLEAKEYEGIAGAKEFARTLTDHLRAISKDKHLGVDYSYEAVPVSPPGAPSGPPPEERERMKQFAARVNYGFEKVERLEGNVGYLNLRGFMPPEIAGETAAAAMTFLGHSDALIIDLRQNNGGEPAMVAFLTSYLFDGEPVHVNDLYFRPEDRTQQWWTLSYVPGKKLGKDKPVFVLTSRQSFSAAEEFAYNLKNLKRARIVGETTGGGAHPGEMRRLAEHFAAFIPNGRAINPISRTNWEGTGVSPDIESPAEHALKAAHVAALEAIFQADPQPQDRMRADHFRKAIDRLRRELDDARSKPAAKPEPH
- a CDS encoding DUF2171 domain-containing protein, which encodes MAENIKDKLEDVGHKIADAASHVGHRVGEAVEKAADWTKEKAHEAGHRVEEATQRAGHKAEELKDKFEHATSSASASGIREHMDVYASCGTKVGTVDHVEGQTIKLTKSGSPDGQHHRIPLSWVSSVDSGVRLDRDHVKVQSEWQSA
- a CDS encoding TetR/AcrR family transcriptional regulator, translated to MAEGMRDRILDAAERLLARLGYRKMAMDDVAQEASISKRTIYLHFPSKEELTLSTIDRIVDRLLAGLGEIAAAGGAADAKVRRMLLLRVLFRFDSVRDYHASLDELLREIRPAYMARRSRYFAAEAAVFSAVLAEGIADGTLARADPAALADTLLLATNALLPSSLSPRELGERDEVEARAAGIADLLIHGLRRRPPS
- a CDS encoding MgtC/SapB family protein → MPLTPSWEDIAVRLLLTVAAGALIGLNRSEGAHAAGLRTTLLVGLAAAVSMIQMNLLLPVAGKTSGSFATLDLMRLPLGILTGMGFIGGGVILRRGEMIHGVTTAATLWLVTVVGLCLGGGQLALGAAATAIALAVLWGMKRVEARLCRGRNARLVVVAEEGGLAEEDLRSLLAEAGFEVTSWEVATKRRPDGLRRTVRCGLRWRPGDDLHTPAVVRDLARRPFVEAVRWRT
- a CDS encoding sialidase family protein, giving the protein MRRCIPLLAFVACLAIRPSRAGGPEGVDVFVERTGGYFAYRIPAIEVAADGSLLAFAEARKHGLDDPGFGKQDIDLVLRRSRDGGRTWSPMKVVEDPGELWSAANPAALVDRSSGRVWLLYLRCKPGRNTETARPGTDDSQVLARTSDDHGETWSDPIDLTRVSRDFDDPRWRCSVVGPGGMIQDRRGRLLAACWRFAPFGNFALSSEDHGKTWRRSAMVPAAMGDECQLVELADGRLMMDIRQEEGDRRAFSLSDDGGKSWSPHRPGLPATPVACAIERLPGASPGEGDRIAWTGPKGPGRRDLVVRISSDEGRTFPAERLIAAGHAAYSDLAVLKDGSLGVLWERGADRGYQFVTFTRLTRDFLRP